A DNA window from Candidatus Methylomirabilota bacterium contains the following coding sequences:
- a CDS encoding ABC transporter substrate-binding protein has protein sequence MIALRVLDRRRFVTSLGMILVAPFVAQAQPPGGAPRVGFLFYGSPGPSPEIDAFRRGLGEHGYIEGQNITVEYRFAGGRVGELPRLAAELVRLKPDVIVTPGTPASLAAKQATSVIPIVFVGVADAVGAGLVANLARPEGNATGLTSLNAELGGKRLEILKQVAPKASRVAVLYNPADRANVLVLKGLQASAPALGLTLQPFEVRDSREFERAFAAMSRKGAQALFGATGILTTEHRKTVVELAVKSRIPTMWGDREFVDVGGLMSYAASFHGQVRDSAAYVDKILKGARPGDLPVQQSSTFELVINLKTARAMGFTIPPAVLSQATEVIQ, from the coding sequence ATGATCGCGCTGCGAGTGCTGGACCGTCGACGATTCGTGACGTCACTCGGCATGATCCTCGTCGCGCCGTTCGTCGCGCAGGCCCAGCCGCCGGGAGGCGCTCCCCGGGTCGGATTCCTCTTCTACGGCTCTCCGGGACCCTCGCCAGAGATCGACGCGTTCCGGCGCGGCCTGGGCGAGCACGGCTACATCGAGGGACAGAACATCACCGTCGAGTATCGGTTCGCGGGGGGACGCGTCGGAGAGCTCCCGCGGCTTGCCGCGGAGCTGGTTCGGCTCAAGCCCGACGTCATCGTGACGCCGGGCACGCCCGCCTCACTGGCCGCCAAGCAGGCCACGAGCGTCATCCCCATCGTCTTCGTCGGCGTGGCCGACGCGGTGGGGGCCGGACTCGTCGCCAATCTGGCGCGCCCGGAGGGGAACGCCACGGGATTGACGAGCCTCAACGCCGAGCTGGGCGGCAAGCGCCTGGAGATTCTCAAGCAGGTCGCCCCCAAGGCCTCGCGCGTGGCCGTCCTCTACAATCCGGCCGACCGCGCCAACGTACTGGTCCTGAAGGGGTTGCAAGCGTCGGCCCCGGCGCTGGGCCTGACCCTCCAACCGTTCGAGGTGCGGGACTCTCGCGAGTTCGAGCGAGCGTTCGCCGCGATGTCGCGCAAGGGCGCGCAGGCGCTCTTCGGTGCCACGGGCATCCTGACCACCGAGCACCGCAAGACGGTGGTGGAGCTCGCCGTCAAGAGCCGGATCCCCACCATGTGGGGCGACCGCGAGTTCGTCGACGTGGGCGGGCTCATGTCGTATGCGGCCAGCTTCCACGGCCAGGTGCGCGACTCGGCGGCCTATGTGGACAAGATCCTCAAGGGCGCCAGGCCGGGCGACCTTCCCGTGCAACAATCCAGCACGTTCGAGCTGGTCATCAACCTCAAGACCGCGAGGGCCATGGGGTTCACGATTCCGCCCGCGGTGCTCTCCCAGGCCACCGAGGTAATCCAGTAG
- a CDS encoding DUF4126 domain-containing protein: MEPFLGIPVGLALSTAAGLRVFVPLLLTGLAGRFGHLPLTPGMSWIASDMALVAFATATLLEIGGYYIPWLDNLLDTLTTPAAIAAGVVATAAVTPELSPLLRWTLAIVAGGGVAGIVQAATALLRVKASAFTAGMGNPVLATGELMGSLALSALALVLPLLAAALAAAALTILAWRLVVVGRHRAGRSA, from the coding sequence ATGGAGCCTTTCCTCGGAATCCCCGTCGGCCTGGCCCTGAGCACGGCGGCGGGGCTACGCGTCTTCGTGCCGCTGCTGCTCACCGGCCTGGCCGGGCGCTTCGGCCATCTCCCGCTCACCCCCGGCATGAGCTGGATCGCGTCGGACATGGCGCTAGTGGCGTTCGCCACCGCCACGCTGCTCGAGATCGGAGGCTACTACATCCCCTGGCTCGACAACCTGCTCGACACGCTCACGACGCCGGCCGCCATCGCCGCGGGCGTGGTGGCCACGGCGGCGGTTACCCCGGAGCTCTCGCCGCTGCTTCGCTGGACGCTGGCCATCGTCGCCGGCGGTGGCGTGGCCGGCATCGTCCAGGCCGCCACCGCGCTGTTGCGCGTGAAGGCCTCCGCCTTCACGGCGGGGATGGGCAATCCCGTGCTCGCCACCGGCGAGCTCATGGGCTCGCTCGCCCTCAGCGCGCTGGCCCTGGTACTCCCCCTGCTCGCCGCCGCCCTCGCGGCCGCGGCCCTGACTATCCTCGCCTGGCGCCTGGTGGTCGTAGGCCGACATCGGGCAGGACGATCGGCTTGA
- a CDS encoding branched-chain amino acid ABC transporter substrate-binding protein, whose product MLQLKRLIALLLVVVIALWTGTGTVTAQQGGTIKIMYTDPLSGPFAQVGDQNLQQFKYILDYINGRGGAVGRKFEIVSFDNKSQPSEALLALKAATDQNMPIIMQCSGSNIAAALIEGVDKHNERNPNNRIVYVNCGAVATELTNEKCSYWHFRMDAHVGMKAETMVRALPKEVTKVYLLNQDYLFGQSVQRDVKTFLGKLRPDVKVVGDELIPLGKVKDFSPYVTKIKASGAQALLTGNWGPDMTLLIKSGMDSGLDMRYYTMYAHLGGGATAIGPAGNGKVRSVMAFHENIAVETGKTDTEGWTRQFRSQHDFDFYAGGFRTIFEFLQAAMNKAGSTDPIKFAAALEGLTITDMLGHQVTMRKADHQILSEYFVGVFTKGVKYDSEKTGLGWKTEATVLPKDLDQPNTCNMKRPAA is encoded by the coding sequence ATGCTCCAGCTCAAGCGGCTCATCGCCCTGCTCCTGGTAGTCGTCATCGCCCTCTGGACCGGCACGGGCACCGTGACCGCGCAGCAGGGCGGCACCATCAAGATCATGTACACCGATCCTCTGTCCGGGCCGTTCGCCCAGGTGGGCGACCAGAACCTGCAACAGTTCAAGTACATCCTCGACTACATCAACGGGCGCGGCGGGGCCGTCGGCCGCAAGTTCGAGATCGTCTCCTTCGACAACAAGTCGCAGCCGTCCGAGGCGCTGCTCGCGCTCAAGGCGGCGACCGACCAGAACATGCCCATCATCATGCAGTGCTCGGGCTCGAACATCGCGGCCGCGCTCATCGAGGGCGTGGACAAGCACAACGAGCGCAACCCGAATAACCGCATCGTCTACGTCAACTGCGGCGCGGTGGCGACTGAGCTCACCAACGAGAAGTGCAGCTACTGGCACTTCCGCATGGACGCGCACGTGGGGATGAAGGCCGAGACGATGGTGCGCGCCCTGCCCAAGGAGGTCACCAAGGTGTACCTCCTGAACCAGGACTACCTCTTCGGGCAGTCGGTGCAGCGCGATGTGAAGACCTTCCTCGGCAAGCTGAGGCCCGACGTGAAGGTGGTGGGGGACGAGCTGATCCCGCTGGGCAAGGTGAAGGACTTCTCGCCCTACGTGACCAAGATCAAGGCGTCGGGCGCGCAGGCGCTCCTCACCGGCAACTGGGGCCCGGACATGACGCTTCTGATCAAGAGCGGCATGGATTCCGGCCTCGACATGCGCTACTACACGATGTATGCGCATCTCGGCGGCGGCGCCACCGCGATCGGGCCCGCCGGCAACGGCAAGGTGCGCTCGGTCATGGCCTTCCACGAGAACATCGCGGTGGAGACGGGTAAGACCGACACCGAGGGCTGGACCAGGCAGTTCCGCTCCCAGCACGACTTCGACTTCTATGCGGGCGGCTTCCGCACCATCTTCGAGTTCTTGCAGGCGGCGATGAACAAGGCCGGTTCCACCGATCCCATCAAGTTCGCGGCGGCGCTCGAAGGTCTCACCATCACCGACATGCTCGGCCATCAGGTCACGATGCGGAAGGCCGACCATCAGATCCTCAGCGAGTACTTCGTGGGTGTCTTCACCAAGGGCGTGAAGTACGACTCGGAGAAGACCGGGCTCGGCTGGAAGACCGAGGCCACCGTGCTGCCGAAGGACCTCGATCAGCCGAACACCTGCAACATGAAGCGGCCGGCGGCGTAG